The nucleotide window GAGCGATCACATGGGCGATGCCGTTGCCCATCTGCCCCGCGCCGATTACGCCGACTTTCTTGATTGCTGCCGCCATCTCTCATCTCGTTCGGAGCACAGCCGCGTCGCGCGGCCGGTGCATCTTCGCACATTCCCGCGCCGCTGTCCGTGTCCGGCGCCCGGACAGTTAGCCGGTGAACGCTTAAGGCTTCTGCAACGAACCCGGCCCTCGGGCCGGGTTCGTCCGCCCGCGAAGGCGTTTACTTGCCGAGCTTGCCCAGCTCTTCGGTCAACTCCGGCACCGCCTGGTAGAGGTCGGCGACCAGACCGTAATCCGCAACCTGGAAGATCGGCGCGTCTTCGTCCTTGTTGATCGCGACGATCACCTTGGAGTCCTTCATGCCGGCGAGATGCTGGATCGCGCCGGAAATGCCGATCGCGACGTACAGCTCCGGGGCCACAACCTTGCCGGTCTGGCCGACCTGCCAGTCGTTCGGGGCGTAGCCGGCATCGACCGCGGCGCGCGAGGCGCCGACACCGGCGCCGAGCTTGTCGGCAAGCGGCTCGATGTACTTGGTGAAGTTCTCGCGGCTCTGCATCGCACGGCCGCCCGACACGATGATCTTGGCGGAGGCCAGTTCGGGACGGTCGCTCTTGGCGACTTCCTCGCCGACGAAGCTCGACAGGCCGGGATCGGCCGCCGCAGCGACGGTCTCGATCGCAGCGCTGCCGCCCTCGCCCGGGGCCGCCTGGAAGGTCGAGGTCCGGACGGTGATGACCTTCTTGGCGTCCTTGGACTTCACGGTCTGGATCGCGTTGCCGGCATAGATCGGACGCTCGAAGGTGTCGGGCGCCACCACCTTGATGATCTCCGACACCTGCATCACGTCGAGCAGCGCGGCGACGCGCGGCATCACGTTCTTGAACCGCGAGGTGGCCGGAGCGACGATCGCGTCGTAGCTGCCGGCGAGCGAGACGATCAGCGCGGCCAGCGGCTCGGCGAGATCGTGCTCATAGGCCGGCGCTTCGGCGAGCAGCACCTTGGCGGCGCCCTGCAGCTTGGCGGCGGCATCGGCCGCGGCCTTGCAGCCCTGGCCGGCGACGAGCACGTGCACCTCGCCGCCGAGCGCGGCGGCGGCGGTCATCGCCTTGTTGGTGGCGTCCTTGAGCTGAGCGTTGTCGTGTTCGGCAATCAGCAGCGTGGTCATCAGATTACACCCGCTTCGTTCTTGAGCTTCGAGACCAGTTCGGCGACGTCCTTGACCTTGACGCCGGCCTTGCGGCCGCCCGGCTCGACGGTCTTCAGAACTTCCAGGCGCGGCGAAACGTCGACGCCGTAGTCGGCCGCGGTCTTCTCCGCGATCGGCTTCTTCTTGGCCTTCATGATGTTCGGCAGGCTGGCGTAGCGCGGCTCGTTCAGCCGCAGATCGGTGGTGACGATCGCCGGGCCCTTCAGCTTGACGGTCTGCGAACCGCCGTCGACTTCACGCGCCACGGTAAAGTCGGAGCCGTCGACTTCGAGCTTCGAGGCAAAGGTCGCCTGCGCCCAGCCGAGCAGCGCTGCCAGCATCTGGCCGGTCTGGTTGGAATCGTCGTCGATCGCCTGCTTGCCGAGAATGATCAGTCCGGGCTTTTCTTCGTCGGCCACGCCCTTGAGAATCTTGGCGACCGCCAGCGGCTCGACCACGCCGTCGGCCTTGACCAGGATGCCGCGGTCGGCGCCCATGGCGAGGCCGGTGCGCAGGGTTTCCGACGCCTGCGCCGGTCCGATCGAGACGACGACGACTTCGGTCGCCTTGCCGGCCTCTTTGAGGCGCAGCGCTTCTTCGACGGCGATCTCGTCGAACGGATTCATCGACATCTTGACGTTGGCGAGTTCAACGCCCGACCCGTCGCTCTTGACGCGGATCTTGACGTTGTAGTCGACCACGCGCTTGACCGGCACCAGAACCTTCATCGATCCTCTTTCGTGTTGCGGTGGGTAATCGTTTGTTGGCGGCGGAACCTAAAGCCCCTCCTAACCGGGGTCAACGCGGCAAAGCCAAAAACCGCCCGGTTCCCGGGAGCATTTCCAGTTCTCATCAGATCAGAACCGGAGCTGCGGCTGTTTGTTTCTGACCCGTGTTCTCGACGCGAACCGGCTTTCAGTTGGCTCGAAAAGCCCTAGCGGTTCTGGCCGGGCACCCAAAGCACGTCGCCTTGCCCGCCGTCGTTTACCGTGCGGGCGGCGACAAACAGGAAGTCGGACAGACGGTTGACGTACTGGACGGCCGCCGGAGTGACCTTCTCGTGCGGGCGGGCGGCGAGTTCCACCATCGCGCGTTCCGCACGGCGGCATATTGTCCGCGCCACATGCAGGTAAGCGGCTGCTGGCTTGCCGCCAGGCAGCACGAACGAGGTCAGCGGCGCGAGGCGGTCGTTGAGCTGATCGATCTCGCGCTCGAGGCGCTCGACCTGGCTCGACAGCACCCGCAGCCGCTCGGCCTTACCGTCGCGCTCCGGCACCGCGAGATCGGCGCCGAGGTCGAACAGATCATTCTGAATCCGGCCAATCATGGCGTCGAGATCCGGCAGCTCGGACAGATGCAGCCGCACCACGCCGAGCGCAGCGTTGGTTTCGTCGATACTGCCGTAAGCCGCGATCCGCAGATCTGATTTCGGCCGCCGCTCGCCGGTGCCGAGGGCGGTGGTGCCGTCGTCACCGCTGCGGGTGTAGATTCGATTGAGAACGACCATCGCGCGGGATTCCTGCGGCGGAAAGATCAGGTGAAATCGGGCTTTTTGGCAGCTAACGACCCAGCGCCCAGATCGCAAGCATGGTGATGACGATGGCGACGAATTGCAGCAACACCCGCCAGCGCATCAGGGTCTGCGACCGGTTCGGCGAGCCGCCCCGCATCATGTTGATCAGCCCGAGCATCAGCACAACAGCGACGGCGCAGAGCGCGACCGGCAGGGCGATTGAACTGAGGAAGGTTGCCATCTAGGTTTCATAGCACCGCTGCTGATCCCGCGCTATCCCCGTGGCGGCGCCCGGCGCAACGAACCCGGGTGGAGCCGGTTAGTAGCGGATGCTATGGTTCCACCGTGCCCGTCGGCAGCAACTCGTGACAAGGTGACCCGTGAGGCAGATCCGCACCGCCTATGCGGTCGCAGTCGACGCGTTCTATACGTTCCTGGCGGACGATGGATGGGCGATCGCCAGCCATATCGCGCTGTCGACGCTGATGGCGCTGTTTCCGTTCCTGATCGTGCTGACGTCGCTGGCCGGTTTCATCGGCTCGCGCGAGCTGGCCGACCAGGCCGCCGAGCTGCTGCTCGACGTCTGGCCGGCCCAGGTCGCCAGCACGTTGTCGGGTGAAATCCACGACGTGCTGACCACCACCCGGGGCGGCGTGCTGACGATCGGCCTGCTGCTGGCCCTGTATTTCGCCTCCAACGGCGTCGAGAGTCTGCGGGTCGGCCTCAACCGCGCTTACGCGGTGGTCGAGCCGCGGCCGTGGTACCTGCTGCGGCTGGAGTCGATCGGCTACACCCTGGTGGCGGCGTTTACCGCGCTGGCGATGGGGTTCCTGATCGTGCTCGGACCGCTGATCCTGGCCACGGCCCGACACTACGTGCCGGTGCTGGTCCAGAACAACGAGCCGCTGCTGACGATCGCCCGCTACGGCATCGCCATCACGGCGTTGACCGTGGCGCTGTTCCTGCTGCACGCCTACCTGCCGGCGGGGCGGCGTTCGTTCAAGCAGATCCTGCCCGGCATCGTCTTCACCATCGCGGCCTCGCTGATTTCGGGCGTCGCGTTCGGCATGTATCTGGCGCGCTTCGCAAACAACTACGTGACGATGTATGCGGGGCTGGGCTCGGTGATCATCGCCCTGGTGTTTCTGTACTTCATCGCCGCGATCTTCGTTTACGGCGGCGAACTCAACGCCGCGATCATCAAGTCGCGGCTGCCCGAGGGGACGACGCTGCAAGAAGCGCAGTTGCGAGCGCCCGGGGCGAAACCGGCTTGAGTAGGAAGGCGTCGGCTCCCGCTTTGCGCGCCGCCGGCTCATCCTGATCGCGTCCCGACACGCCGATGACCGGGATCTTGCCGAGCGGTCGCGGCAGCGCCCGAATCCGCCGGATCGCCTCGACCCCGCTTATCCCGGGCAGCACCATGTCCATCAGCACCGCGTCGAACTCGGCCTTGGCCAGCCGCTCCGCAACCGCCTCGCCGCTGCCGACGAAATCGCACTGATGGCCGAGTTCGGTGAGGATGGCGTTGAGCACCACCCGCCCGAACGGATTGTCCTCGACGCTGAGGATCCGCAGCCGCCCGCCGCCGGTGGCGCGCACCGCGCCGTCCGACGTCGCCATCTGCGGCGGCTTGGCCCGGTCCAGCGTCACCGTCAGGGTGAACACTGTGCCGCCGCGCGGCCGCTGCGCCACCGTGACGTCCCCGCCCAGCGCCCGGGCGATCTGACGCACCGACGACAATCCGAGCCCGGCGCCGCCGAACCGCGACGCGATGTTGACATTGGCCTGGGAGAAAGGCCGGAACAGCCGCTTGATCTCGGCGAGCGACAGACCGATGCCGCTGTCGGACACCGCGAACGACACCTGCGCCTTGCCGCGGCCTGCGGCCGCGGCGGCGACCTTCAGCGAAACGTCGCCGCGTTCGGTGAATTTCACCGCGTTGTCGATCAGGTTCTCCAGCGCGGCGCGCAGCCGCACCGCATCGCCGATCGCAAACCCCGGCAGCCGCGGCGAGATCGTCACCGTGGCATGCAGCCCCTTGGCAGCGGCCCGGCCGGACAGCGAGTCCCCGGCATGGCGGGCCAGCGCCCGCAGATCGAAGAATTCCGAGCGCAGCCCGAGCCCGGTGGTGCCGAGCCGCGCGGCGTCGACGAACAGCGTGGCGAGGCCGGACAGGTGCTCGGCGCCGGCCTTGATGGTGTCGACCCAGCGCCGCTCGCGCTCGCCGAGGTCGGAGGTCGCCAGCAATTCGCTGACAGCCAGGATACCGGTGAGCGGGGTGCGAACCTCGTGCGCGAAGGTCGCCAGCACGGTCTCGATCATGCCCGGCGTGGCCGGCTTCTTGCGGCGGACACGCTTCGGCGGCGTCCGCTTGACCTGCGTCCGCCCGCTGCGCAACGCGCGCGATTTCACCGCCATGTGTCCCCCGAGCCGTCCGGTCCACATTGCCACGCCCGAGGCGACCGAGTCACGCCGGGAAGCCCCACGGCCGTAGCAAAAACGCCTGCATCAAGCAGCGCTCAGAGCGCGGAGCCAAGCCCCACCATCGTCCGGATGTCGGCCGGCGACACCTCCGCGGCCCGCAGCTCGCGCAGGCCGGTCGAGCCGGTCGATTTCGACAGCTTGCGGCCCTCCGCGTCCCGCAGCAGCGCATGGTGCCGATACACCGGCGCCGGCAGGCCGAGCAGGTGCTGCAGCAGCCGGTGCACCGAGGTCGACCAGAACAGGTCGGCGCCGCGCACCACCTCGGTGATGCCTTGCAGCGCATCGTCGATCACCACCGATAGGTGATAGCTGGTCGGGGTTTCCTTGCGCGCGATGATCACGTCGCCCCACGCCTCCGGGCGCGCCGCGATGGAGCCGGTCTCACCGTCCGGGCCGCTGCCGAGTTCCTGCCAGCTCAGCTCGCCGGCCAGCGCAATCGCCGCCGTCATGTCGAGCCGCAGCGCATACGGCACGCCGGCGGCGATCAGGTCGGCCCGTTTCGTCGCGGAAAGCTGCTTGCCGAGCCCCGGATACAGCGGCGCCCCGTCGGGATCGCGTGGCCAAGGCGCCGCGGTTTCCTTCACGGCGACCAGCCGGGCGATTTCGGCGCGGCTTTCGAACGCCGGATAGATCAGCCCCAGCGCGGACAGCCGCTCGACCGCGCCGTGGTACAGCGCGAGATGGTCCGACTGCCGCCGCACCTCGCCGTCCCAGGCGAGGCCGAGCCAGGACAGATCTTCGTAGATCGCCTGTTCGAACGCCGGCCGGCATCGGGTGCGATCGATGTCCTCGATGCGCAGCAGCAGCTTGCCGCCGCTCGCCCGCGCCAGATCGGCATTCAGCAGTGCCGAGAAAGCGTGGCCGAGATGCAGATAGCCGTTCGGGCTCGGGGCAAATCGGAAAACGGGTGGCGGCATTGAACCCCTGACGTCATTGCCGCACTTGATCCGGCAATCCATCGGATGAGAGACTCTTCTACGATAGCGGATGGATGCGCGGGTCAAGCCCGCGCATGACGCCGGAAAGCCGAACCACCTGATGACCATTCATCTCGACAGCCAGGCCGACCTCGACGACGCCATCACCGCGCTGGTGAAGCGGGACCCGCGGCTGAAGCCGGTGCTCGAGGTGGCCGGGATGCCGGCGCTGCGCCGGCGCGAGCCGGGCTTTGCCGGGCTCGCCGCAATCGTCTGCGGCCAGCAGCTTTCGACTGCCTCGGCGGCGGCGATCTGGGGCCGGGTGTCGGCGGCGTTCGATCCGTTCGAGCACGGCGCGATCAAGCGGGCGCGGGCCGACCGGCTGGCGCGGCTCGGGCTGTCGACCGCGAAGATCAAGACGCTGAAGGCGCTCGCCAAGGAGCTCGCCGCCGAACGGCTCAACCTCGATGTGCTGGCCGAAGAAGACGCCGACGCCGCGCACGCCACGCTGACCGCGCTGCACGGCATCGGGCCATGGACCGCCGACATCTATCTGTTGTTCTGCCTCGGCCACGGCGATGCCTGGCCGGCCGGCGACCTCGCGGTGCAGGAGGCGATGCGGATCGGCCTCGGCCTCAAAGCGCGCCCGACCGTGAAACAGATGGCGCCGCTCGCCGAACCCTGGCGCCCGCTGCGCGGCGCCGCCGCGCATCTGTGGTGGGCCTACTACCACGCGGTGAAGCGGCGCGAGGGCGTGATCGGCAACGACAAGGCGGCGAAAGTCGTGACGAAGAAAGCCGCGGCAAAGACGCCTCGCGCCCGGAAGTCACCCTCGCGCTGAAAGCTTCCGTCATTGCGAGGAGCGAAGCGACGCAGCAATCCAGGGGTAGGTGCACGGAGCCCCTGGATTGCTTCGCCTTCGGCTCGCAATGACGTCGAGAGTCTTTCCTGTCAGGAGCGGACTTTTGACCCGCCTTTCAGATCACGAGTCGTGCTCATGAGGATGCTCGCGATCCTCTGCCGGCGGCTCCGCCGGAATCGTCACCAGCCTTCCGTAGCGGACGCCACGTTCGGCGAAGATGTGGTCGGCGAAGTGTTGCAGCTCGCTGGCGTTGCCGTCGAGGATCGTCACTTCAAGACATTGATCGTGGTCGAGATGCACGTGCATCGTGGCCCGCGACAGATCGTGATGATGGTGGAAACTCTGCGTCAGCTTGCGCGGCAGGTCGCGCTTGGCGTGATCGTAGGTGTAGACCATCGCGCCGACGCAATGCCCGCTGGTGGTCTCCGCCGCGGTCTGCTGGATGCCGATCCGCGCCAGATCGCGGATCGCCTCGGAGCGGTTCTGGTAGCCGCGCGCCGCGATGATCGCGTCGAGCTTCTCCATCAGATCGTCGTCGAGCGTGATGGTGACGCGGTGCATCGAAAGCCCTCTTGCTGGTTACCGGGTTGTCAGTATGAAGTTTGATTGACTTCATCATACTCACCGGGCACGCTGCGATGGTTGGCGCTCTGCCGGGACCGCCTGCGATAACAGATTCAGGGTGGACGCGTCTTGCAGCGATGCAGGACACGAGGGGGTGTGCGTGACGAGTGTCCGGCGAGAGGTGATGCGCGGCTGTGCGGCCGGCTGCATCGTGTTGAATTTTGTTGCGGTCATCGGGACGGCGCGGGCCGAGCAGGCGCTACCGCAGGTCACGATCGATGCCCCGGCGCAGGCAAAGCCGAAGCCGCATCACAGCCGCGAGGCGAGCTCCCGTCAGGGCCGGGCAGTCCCGGCGCCGGCACCTGACGCCTCCTCGCCCTCAACTGCACCGAGCGCGAGCCCGTCCGCGGCCGCGATGAGCGCGGCGCAGAACCAGACCGCGAGCAGCCGCGTCATCACCGGCGCCGAGATCAACGCACTGCCGTTCATGCGGCCCGGCGAGGCGCTGGAAGCCGCACCCGGGCTGGTGGTCACCCAGCATTCCGGCGAAGGCAAGGCCAATCAGTATTTCCTGCGCGGCTTCAACCTCGACCACGGCACGGATCTGGCCATCACCATCGACGGCATGCCGGTGAACATGCCGACCCACGGCCACGGCCAGGGCTACGCCGACGTCAACTTCCTGATTCCCGAGCTGATCAGCACCATGACGGTGCGCAAGGGGCCGTATTTCGCCGACGTCGGCGACTTCGGCTCGGCCGGCGCGCTCGGCATCGAGTACTTGCGGGCGATGCCCCAGAACCTCGCTCAGGTAACCGTCGGCAGCTTCGGCTATCGGCGGCTGCTCGGCGCCGGCTCGACCCGCGTCGGCGACGGCACCTGGCTGGCCGCGTTCGAGGCCAGCACCTACAACGGCCCCTGGGACGTGCCGGACAACGTCAGCAAGCTCAACGGCGTGCTGCGCTACAGCCAGGGCACCGCGACCGACGGCTTCTCGCTGACCGGGATGGCTTATTCCAACCGCTGGACCTCGACCGATCAGGTGGCGCAGCGCGCGATCGACCAGGGCCTGATCGGCCGCTACGGCTCGCTGGATCCGACCGATGGCGGCATTTCCAGCCGCTACAGCCTGTCCGGCCGCTTCGCGCAATCCAGCGACATCGGCCAGACCGACGTCAATGCCTATGTGATCCGCTCGTCGCTGCAGCTCTACAACAACTTCACCTACTTCCTCGACGATCCGGTGAACGGCGACCAGTTCAACCAATACGACCGCCGCACCGTGCTCGGCCTGAACGGCACGCAGCGCTTCGACTATCGGTTCGCCGGGCTGCCGGTCGAGACACGAATTGGGCTGCAGAGCCGCGCCGACAATATCGATCTCGGCCTCGACAAGACGCTGCGACGCGACTGGCTGTCGACGGTGCGGGCCGACGATGTCTCCGAGCAGTCGCTCGGGCTGTGGACCGACACCACGGTGCGCTGGACCGACTGGCTGCGCACCACCGCCGGCGTGCGGCAGGACTTCTTCACCGGCCGGGTGATCAGCGACAATCCGGCGAATTCTGGCAACGCCTCGGCGTCGATGACCAGCCCGAAGGCCGGCATCGTGCTCGGCCCGTGGATCGGCACCGAGTTCTACGGCAATGCCGGCACCGGGCTGCACAGCAACGACATCCGCGGCGCCACCATCACGGTCGACCCCAACAGCGGCGATCCGGTCAGCCGCGTGCCGCTGCTGGTGCGCTCCAAGGGCGCCGAACTCGGCATCCGCAACAGATCGATCCCCGGGCTGACGACATCGCTGGCGGTGTTCTTGCTCGATTTCGACTCCGAGCTTTTGTTCGTCGGCGACGCCGGCACCACCGAAGCGAGCCGGCCGAGCCGCCGGGTCGGCGTCGAATGGACCAGCCAGTATCGGCCGCTATCCTGGCTCGGCGTCGATCTCGACGTTGCTTATACGAAAGCGCGGTTCACGGATTTCGACCCGGCCGGCGACTTCATCCCGGGCGCACCGGCCTGGGTGGCGAGCGCCGGCATCACGCTCGGCGAGCAGCGCGGCTGGTTCGGTGCGCTGAAAGGCCGCTACTTCGGCCCGCGGCCGCTGATCGAGGACGACAGCGTGCGCTCGCTGTCGTCGCTGATCTTCAACGCTCGCGCCGGCTATCGCTTCGACAACGGCGTGCGGGTGCAGCTCGACGTGCTGAACCTGTTCGACGCCAAGACCAATCAGATCGAATACTACTACCTGTCCCGATTGCCGGGCGAGCCGCTGGGCGGTGTCGGCGACCGCCACGTCCATCCGGTGGAACCGCTGGCTGTGCGGCTGACATTGGCAGGGACGTTCTGATCGTACGACATTTGGCACGCATGCAGCGGCGACGTTCCGGAACGATCCGAGAAAATCCCGGATTTCAAAAGATCCCGGATGTCGCGTCGCCGCGCCACGACCACCGACAGCCCACAACGAATGATAGCCCAGACCGAGCGATAGCCCAGAATGAGTGATAGCCCATAACGAGAAACGCGCGCCGACGTTGACCGCCGACGCGCGCCTCGTAACTCGCTGGTTCCCAGGCGCTGAGGGGCGCCTCGGCCGAGCGGCTCACTGCTGGGTGCATCATCCACGACGAGCGGTCTAGTGCCCGCCGCAATGATGCTCAGTCAGCCAACCTCAGCGGGCGTCCCCAGCGAGGTGACAGCGTTTCGAGTGAGACACTGGATCACCTCCTTCCGTTGTTTCCGATGAAGAGAGGATAAGTACGATTCTGCAGTTTGTGAAGAGCCTACGACCGGCACTCGGGGGCGGAACAGGTTCTCGCTCCGCTCGTTGGCCCTGCTTTACAGGGAGACCAGCATGAACCCAGAAGCCAACGAGACCCTCAAGCTGATCGGCAGCGACAAGGTGCAGGGAACCGCGGTGTACGGGCCGGACGGCGAGAAGATCGGTTCGATCGAACGGGTAATGATCGAGAAGGTGAGCGGGCGGGTGTCCTACGCGGTACTGTCGTTCGGCGGCTTCCTCGGCATCGGCGACGATCATTATCCGCTGCCCTGGCCGGCGTTGAAGTACAATGTCGACCTCGGTGGCTATCAGGTGATGGTCACGGTCGATCAGCTCGAGCGCGCGCCGAAATACGGCCGCGGCTCCGAATGGGACTGGCGCGGCGCCAACAAGGTCGACGACTACTACGGCGTGGCGCTGACGTAAGGCGGGGGCGCCCCCGCCCCGCCCACTAGACGACCTCTTCCGGCGCGCGGCCGACGATGATGCCCTCGTGGCCGCGCAGATCGAGCGTTGCGCCGATGCGTTCGCCGGCGCGATCCAGCATCGTCGACAGCAGCACCTCGCCGTCGAGTCCGATCGCGTCGGACGCCGCCGAGATCGGATCGGACCCGAGATTGAGCGCGATCAGCACCGATTGCCCCCGATGGTGCCGGCGATACAGCAGCAGATCGCCGTCCGCGGCGAGCGGCTGATAGTCGCCGACCGAGAGCTGCGGCAACTGCCGCCGCAGCCGCAGCAGCGCGCGATACAGGTTCAGGATCGACTGCGCATCGGCCCGCAGATTGGCGGCGTTGTCCTGGATCGCGTCGGGCGCCAGCGGCAGCCACGGCCGGACGTCGGAGAAGCCAGCATGGGCGGAGGCGTCCCATTGCATCGGGGTGCGGCAGCCGTCGCGGCCGACACCGATGCCCGGCACGTTCTTCTCGAACGGATCCTGCACGTCCTCCGGCGCGATTTCGACCTGCTCCATGCCGAGTTCGTCGCCGTAATACATGGTCGGTGTGCCGCGCAGCGTCAGCAGCAGCATTGCGGCGACGCGTGCCTGCGCCGGTCCGACCCGGCTCGCCACCCGCGGGCGATCGTGGTTGCCGAGCACCCAGTTCGGCCACGCACCGGCGGGTAACGCCTGCTCGTAGCGATCGATCAGGGCGGCAATGTCGCGGGCGTGCCAGGGCGTCGACAACAGCGCAAAATTGAACGGCAATTGTGCGCCGTTCAGGTCGGCCCCATAATAAGCCACCAGCCGCTCGATCGGCAGATAGATCTCACCGATCAGGAGACGGTGATCGAATTCGTCGATCACGCTGCGCAGTTCGGCGACGACCTGCTGCGTCTCCGGCCGGTCAGCGGAATACTGCGGGATCAGCGCCGCGTGCGGCGGCATGCCGGGGCGGAAGTCCGGATTGGGCGGGTTGTCGCGGAACTGGTCGTCCTTGATCAGGTGCCAGATCACGTCTACGCGAAAGCCGTCGACGCCTTTGCGCAACCAGAACCGCATCGCCTCGCAGATCGCGGCTCGCACCTCCGGATTGCGCCAGTTGAGGTCGGGCTGCTGTTTCAGGAAGGCGTGATAGTAATATTGGCCGGTGGCTTCGTCGTACTCCCAGCCACTGCCGCCGAATTCGGACAGCCAGTTGGTCGGCGGCCCGCCGTCCGGTGCAGGATCGCGCCAGATGTACCAGTCGCGCTTCCGATTGTCGCGCGACGACCGGCTCTCGATGAACCAGGGATGCTGGTCGGACGAATGGTTCGGCACCAGGTCGAGAATGACCTTGAGACCGCGGGCATGCGCGGTGAGCACCAGCGCGTCGAAATCGTCCATGGTGCCGAAGATCGGGTCGATGCCGACATAGTCGGCAACGTCGTAGCCGAAATCCGCCATGGGGGACGGAAAGATCGGCGACAGCCAGATCGCATCGACCCCGAGATCGGACAGATAGCCCAGCCGGTCGATGATGCCGCGCAGATCGCCGATGCCGTCGCCATTGCTGTCCTGAAACGAGCGCGGATAGATCTGGTACAGCACACCCGCCGCCCACCACGACACGCTCGCAACGGTTTGCATCAGTTCTCGCCTTTCCCATTTCGGTCTCAGACGCGACAGTGCGCGGCTTTGTTCCGGGCGCAGCCGAATAGACCACGCTGTCGCACAAGGATGCGTCAGCGCCGTGAAGCACCGCGCGGGACTCGTGCCCGCTTGACCGAAGCGGAAATCGGCGCCTGGCGTCGGGCAGCGGCGATGGCCGGACGCGCGCCCGAGGGTCGCGCAGGCACAGCGATCTCGACCGACAGACCACACCAAGCTACCATCCACGCATTCGTGAATGACCAAGCCGGCCGAAGCCCCTCGAACTGTCTTGATCGCAAGTGATTATTTACTGCAGGAACGCAGGTTCTGCTGCGGCGCGATGCCGCCGGTAGCCTGGTGGTTCAAAGACTTGTCGCGCTGCAAAACTATGCCAAGCTGGGAACCGGGTGGGTTGCCAAGAATTGTCGGTCAAAGACTGAAATTCAAACTAACACATCGCTATAGAGGAAGGTAAGAATGACGCAGATCACCAAGGTTTATCAGGACGCCGGCAAGGCTCAGGCGGCCGTCGCGGAGCTGAAAGCCGCCTCGTTCAGCAACGCCGCGATCGCCTCCACCAGCAAGGACGGGACCGTGGTCACGGTCGACCCGCCGTTCGGCAAGGGCGGCCAGGCCGACGCCATTCTCAACCGCCACGGTCCGAGCCGTGACACCAGCGGCTATGGCAGCGCCTCGCTGACGGACTCGTCCGCCCGGCTGACCGGCGCGCCGCGTCTGACCGACTCCCGCACCACGCTCGGCGGCATCTTCCCGGAGCTGACCAGCCCGAACTTCTTCCTGTCGTCGATGTTCGGCCCGCTGCTGGCGGCGTCGCAGAAGCCGTGGTCATCGCTGGCGTCGAGCCAGAAGCCGTGGTCGAGCCTGGCCAAGAGCCA belongs to Rhodopseudomonas palustris and includes:
- a CDS encoding YihY/virulence factor BrkB family protein gives rise to the protein MRQIRTAYAVAVDAFYTFLADDGWAIASHIALSTLMALFPFLIVLTSLAGFIGSRELADQAAELLLDVWPAQVASTLSGEIHDVLTTTRGGVLTIGLLLALYFASNGVESLRVGLNRAYAVVEPRPWYLLRLESIGYTLVAAFTALAMGFLIVLGPLILATARHYVPVLVQNNEPLLTIARYGIAITALTVALFLLHAYLPAGRRSFKQILPGIVFTIAASLISGVAFGMYLARFANNYVTMYAGLGSVIIALVFLYFIAAIFVYGGELNAAIIKSRLPEGTTLQEAQLRAPGAKPA
- a CDS encoding DNA-3-methyladenine glycosylase family protein, whose translation is MTIHLDSQADLDDAITALVKRDPRLKPVLEVAGMPALRRREPGFAGLAAIVCGQQLSTASAAAIWGRVSAAFDPFEHGAIKRARADRLARLGLSTAKIKTLKALAKELAAERLNLDVLAEEDADAAHATLTALHGIGPWTADIYLLFCLGHGDAWPAGDLAVQEAMRIGLGLKARPTVKQMAPLAEPWRPLRGAAAHLWWAYYHAVKRREGVIGNDKAAKVVTKKAAAKTPRARKSPSR
- a CDS encoding cob(I)yrinic acid a,c-diamide adenosyltransferase, whose protein sequence is MVVLNRIYTRSGDDGTTALGTGERRPKSDLRIAAYGSIDETNAALGVVRLHLSELPDLDAMIGRIQNDLFDLGADLAVPERDGKAERLRVLSSQVERLEREIDQLNDRLAPLTSFVLPGGKPAAAYLHVARTICRRAERAMVELAARPHEKVTPAAVQYVNRLSDFLFVAARTVNDGGQGDVLWVPGQNR
- a CDS encoding electron transfer flavoprotein subunit alpha/FixB family protein gives rise to the protein MTTLLIAEHDNAQLKDATNKAMTAAAALGGEVHVLVAGQGCKAAADAAAKLQGAAKVLLAEAPAYEHDLAEPLAALIVSLAGSYDAIVAPATSRFKNVMPRVAALLDVMQVSEIIKVVAPDTFERPIYAGNAIQTVKSKDAKKVITVRTSTFQAAPGEGGSAAIETVAAAADPGLSSFVGEEVAKSDRPELASAKIIVSGGRAMQSRENFTKYIEPLADKLGAGVGASRAAVDAGYAPNDWQVGQTGKVVAPELYVAIGISGAIQHLAGMKDSKVIVAINKDEDAPIFQVADYGLVADLYQAVPELTEELGKLGK
- the gluQRS gene encoding tRNA glutamyl-Q(34) synthetase GluQRS; translation: MPPPVFRFAPSPNGYLHLGHAFSALLNADLARASGGKLLLRIEDIDRTRCRPAFEQAIYEDLSWLGLAWDGEVRRQSDHLALYHGAVERLSALGLIYPAFESRAEIARLVAVKETAAPWPRDPDGAPLYPGLGKQLSATKRADLIAAGVPYALRLDMTAAIALAGELSWQELGSGPDGETGSIAARPEAWGDVIIARKETPTSYHLSVVIDDALQGITEVVRGADLFWSTSVHRLLQHLLGLPAPVYRHHALLRDAEGRKLSKSTGSTGLRELRAAEVSPADIRTMVGLGSAL
- a CDS encoding ATP-binding protein; translated protein: MAVKSRALRSGRTQVKRTPPKRVRRKKPATPGMIETVLATFAHEVRTPLTGILAVSELLATSDLGERERRWVDTIKAGAEHLSGLATLFVDAARLGTTGLGLRSEFFDLRALARHAGDSLSGRAAAKGLHATVTISPRLPGFAIGDAVRLRAALENLIDNAVKFTERGDVSLKVAAAAAGRGKAQVSFAVSDSGIGLSLAEIKRLFRPFSQANVNIASRFGGAGLGLSSVRQIARALGGDVTVAQRPRGGTVFTLTVTLDRAKPPQMATSDGAVRATGGGRLRILSVEDNPFGRVVLNAILTELGHQCDFVGSGEAVAERLAKAEFDAVLMDMVLPGISGVEAIRRIRALPRPLGKIPVIGVSGRDQDEPAARKAGADAFLLKPVSPRALATALLAASSPRAAAT
- a CDS encoding twin transmembrane helix small protein — its product is MATFLSSIALPVALCAVAVVLMLGLINMMRGGSPNRSQTLMRWRVLLQFVAIVITMLAIWALGR
- a CDS encoding electron transfer flavoprotein subunit beta/FixA family protein: MKVLVPVKRVVDYNVKIRVKSDGSGVELANVKMSMNPFDEIAVEEALRLKEAGKATEVVVVSIGPAQASETLRTGLAMGADRGILVKADGVVEPLAVAKILKGVADEEKPGLIILGKQAIDDDSNQTGQMLAALLGWAQATFASKLEVDGSDFTVAREVDGGSQTVKLKGPAIVTTDLRLNEPRYASLPNIMKAKKKPIAEKTAADYGVDVSPRLEVLKTVEPGGRKAGVKVKDVAELVSKLKNEAGVI